Proteins encoded within one genomic window of Syntrophales bacterium:
- a CDS encoding M14/M99 family metallopeptidase has translation MSFPLYRHSTSYLRLIFLGLLFCSLIGPNSGWCRNTFETHFAGTDYELNVYKIRGKSPGKTILIIGGIQGNEPGGFMSADLYADMILEKGNLIVVPRANFYSILLNRRQVNEDMNRKFSEPSRKNYEAQVVSILKRLITESDCLLNLHDGSGFYADTWQSPLRNPKRFGQSIIADCETHTNPGTGKILKLKEAAEQVISEINSHIKDTDHLFHFNNHRTNAPDTPHPEQRKSATYYALYKCGIPAFGIETSKSLPLERRIYHHNLAINAFMKILGVEPEVPGIILNPPTIKYVVVKVNDQAPIVVANGETLNISPGDVVKVIHLESNYERGLSADIAEYGTINDINKSIAINHPTQIMIRKDHLKCGKINIALTDSNKPPKTITTNPHVVYFKIKINGEEKYFPNGAHVNIIRGDTVELVDVGTIPESTSAGIIVNFKGFVGNDNVNTGEDRGYIIHTDRDLWKRYSLYKNGRLYQAVVTKNNDVIGRLFIDIEEPTFEYVVIQLNDMEKRCFFRDDILSICHDDIIKLIDIKTNVPKNLNVIASLNGHGVKIPLPIGKAISAGKITPVSRITINRANIPLGSILLDIKETRLTRKSQQKL, from the coding sequence ATGTCTTTTCCCTTATACAGACACTCAACTTCATACCTCCGGCTAATATTTTTAGGTCTTCTGTTCTGTTCCTTGATTGGTCCAAACTCCGGTTGGTGCAGGAATACATTTGAAACACACTTCGCGGGGACAGATTATGAACTTAACGTCTACAAAATCCGCGGCAAATCACCTGGAAAAACGATCCTTATTATAGGTGGAATACAGGGCAATGAGCCTGGTGGATTCATGTCTGCAGATCTGTATGCCGACATGATATTAGAAAAGGGTAACCTGATAGTCGTACCTAGGGCTAACTTTTATTCTATCTTACTTAATCGCCGCCAGGTCAACGAAGACATGAACAGGAAATTTTCCGAACCATCCAGGAAAAATTATGAGGCACAGGTTGTATCAATCTTAAAACGACTAATTACTGAAAGTGACTGTCTTCTGAACCTCCACGATGGTTCGGGATTCTATGCAGACACCTGGCAAAGCCCTTTGAGAAACCCCAAGAGATTTGGCCAATCCATCATTGCTGACTGCGAAACTCACACCAACCCAGGGACAGGCAAAATCTTGAAATTGAAGGAAGCGGCCGAACAGGTAATTAGTGAAATAAATTCACATATTAAAGATACTGACCATCTTTTTCATTTCAATAATCATCGCACCAATGCTCCGGACACACCGCATCCGGAACAACGGAAATCTGCCACCTACTACGCCCTTTATAAATGTGGAATTCCGGCCTTCGGTATTGAAACCAGCAAATCGCTACCCTTAGAGCGTAGAATCTACCACCACAACCTCGCAATCAACGCCTTTATGAAGATATTAGGCGTAGAACCCGAGGTTCCCGGTATCATCCTGAATCCCCCAACTATAAAGTACGTGGTTGTTAAGGTGAATGACCAGGCACCAATTGTTGTCGCAAATGGGGAAACCCTGAATATATCCCCCGGAGATGTCGTCAAGGTTATACATTTAGAATCCAATTATGAACGCGGACTCAGCGCCGACATAGCGGAATACGGAACGATAAATGATATCAATAAATCCATTGCCATCAATCATCCAACTCAAATAATGATCCGTAAAGACCATTTAAAATGCGGGAAAATCAATATCGCCCTCACTGACAGCAATAAACCGCCAAAAACAATAACGACAAACCCTCATGTTGTTTATTTCAAAATTAAGATTAATGGAGAGGAAAAATACTTTCCCAATGGTGCTCACGTAAATATAATTAGAGGAGACACTGTTGAACTGGTTGATGTTGGAACAATACCTGAATCAACATCCGCCGGGATTATTGTCAATTTCAAGGGTTTTGTAGGTAATGACAATGTCAATACAGGAGAGGATCGGGGCTACATTATTCATACCGACAGAGATCTCTGGAAACGCTACTCTCTTTACAAAAACGGTCGACTATACCAGGCCGTCGTCACCAAAAACAATGACGTAATAGGTCGGCTCTTTATAGATATAGAGGAGCCCACCTTTGAATACGTAGTGATTCAGTTAAATGACATGGAAAAGCGGTGCTTCTTCCGCGATGATATCCTTTCAATATGTCATGATGATATAATTAAACTTATTGATATCAAAACAAACGTTCCAAAAAATTTGAATGTTATCGCATCCCTGAACGGGCATGGAGTAAAAATCCCCCTCCCCATAGGGAAGGCAATCTCTGCCGGAAAAATTACGCCTGTTAGCAGAATTACTATTAACAGAGCAAACATTCCCCTGGGTTCCATATTGTTGGACATAAAAGAGACACGGTTAACCCGGAAGTCGCAACAGAAACTGTAA